The following are encoded together in the Bradymonas sediminis genome:
- a CDS encoding NAD-dependent epimerase/dehydratase family protein, with product MSENTNSQPETPARPTILVTGATGFIGQHIVQTLLKRGYSVRAMRRAGRDLPGIAASKVEWVDGDLDAPETLRAAMRGCPGVIHCAGFYPRDGLDMQAARQKGVGQIRNLFDECLAQRVARVVYISSPATLGVGDVSKLTREDKTGMLRPDPERQAPERRGLNETDFYVPGTVQNAYFEAKWAMEAEVYRYMLRGLAAVVLVPSAVFGPGDHKPTSGEIILRIARGKMPALIGDTFNMVDVRDVADSAVTAMERGRPGRRYILGGSNLSVADFGEAVSHLAGVDAPRFHLPSAPVRGVARAAEKIGRRIGANPPAWVVGTDLMALCRPLLDERARAEIDHTARPYRQTLTDSIAWFRENNYL from the coding sequence ATGAGCGAAAATACGAATTCACAGCCCGAGACCCCGGCGCGCCCCACCATTCTTGTGACGGGTGCCACCGGGTTCATCGGGCAGCATATCGTGCAAACGCTGCTCAAGCGCGGCTATTCGGTGCGCGCGATGCGCCGCGCCGGGCGTGATTTGCCCGGGATCGCTGCGTCGAAGGTCGAGTGGGTGGACGGCGATCTCGACGCGCCAGAGACCCTTCGCGCGGCGATGCGCGGGTGCCCCGGGGTGATCCATTGCGCCGGGTTCTATCCTCGCGATGGCCTCGATATGCAGGCCGCGCGGCAAAAGGGGGTCGGCCAGATTCGCAACCTATTCGACGAATGCCTGGCCCAGCGGGTGGCGCGGGTGGTCTATATTTCGAGCCCGGCGACCCTCGGGGTGGGGGATGTGTCGAAGCTGACGCGCGAGGATAAGACCGGCATGCTTCGCCCCGACCCGGAGCGTCAGGCGCCGGAGCGCCGCGGCCTCAATGAGACCGATTTCTATGTGCCCGGGACCGTGCAAAACGCCTATTTCGAGGCGAAGTGGGCGATGGAGGCCGAGGTCTATCGCTATATGCTGCGCGGGTTGGCTGCGGTGGTCCTGGTCCCAAGCGCGGTCTTTGGACCAGGCGATCATAAGCCCACCAGCGGCGAGATCATCCTGCGCATCGCGCGTGGCAAGATGCCGGCGCTGATCGGCGATACCTTTAATATGGTTGATGTGCGCGATGTCGCGGATTCTGCGGTGACGGCGATGGAGCGCGGGCGGCCGGGGCGGCGCTATATCCTGGGCGGGAGTAATTTGAGCGTCGCTGATTTTGGCGAGGCCGTCAGTCACCTGGCCGGGGTCGACGCGCCGCGCTTTCATCTGCCCTCGGCCCCGGTGCGCGGGGTCGCGCGGGCCGCCGAGAAGATCGGTCGGCGCATCGGCGCGAACCCGCCGGCCTGGGTGGTGGGCACCGATTTAATGGCGCTCTGTCGCCCGCTGCTCGATGAGCGCGCGCGCGCCGAAATCGACCACACGGCGCGCCCTTACCGTCAAACGCTAACGGACTCGATCGCGTGGTTTCGTGAAAATAACTATCTTTAA